The following proteins come from a genomic window of Paenibacillus sp. CAA11:
- a CDS encoding amidase family protein: MDPFTLQNIDIEEASIYELQVAMEQGKLTSKELVCCYLSRIAKYDQDGPQINSIMEMNPDAIFIAEALDIERRCKGSRGPLHGIPILLKDNIETGDKMRTSAGALALAQHVSKQDAFLVRQLRDSGAVILGKTNMTEWANAVSSTMWAGYSAKGGQVKHPYGDFFTGGSSTGSAAAVAMSFAAGSIGTETSASILSPAIQMSIVGIKPTVGLISRTGVIPFSYSQDTAGPMAKTVADAAVLLNACVGRDEEDPATWRNEGDQRIQDYTVYLDREGLQGARIGVFCEVPDFVRESGEYDEQLFKDAVSKVIEAGAEVVEDIQIPSFHGPWKWGKMNFEFNHGVNNYLQGLPSHHPVHTLSELVDWNIEHAKDALKYGQDMLEYRAGLTDPLKNKDYILESIMDLYLAQNEGIDHAINHHQLDAIMFPAYIGADICAKAGYPSIAVPAGYGANGRPFGITFAGTAFTESTLIRIAYSFEQKTKLREKPVLR, translated from the coding sequence ATAGATCCTTTTACACTTCAAAATATAGACATAGAAGAAGCAAGTATATATGAGCTGCAAGTTGCTATGGAACAAGGAAAACTCACTTCAAAGGAATTAGTATGCTGCTATTTATCACGGATCGCAAAGTATGATCAAGATGGTCCTCAGATCAATTCCATCATGGAAATGAATCCAGATGCCATTTTTATCGCTGAAGCACTCGATATCGAACGACGCTGCAAAGGCAGTAGAGGACCTCTTCATGGGATTCCTATTCTCCTCAAAGATAATATTGAAACCGGTGACAAAATGCGTACTAGTGCGGGTGCTTTGGCACTGGCTCAGCATGTAAGTAAGCAGGATGCCTTCCTAGTCCGTCAGTTACGAGATTCCGGAGCTGTTATACTAGGCAAAACAAATATGACGGAATGGGCCAATGCAGTCTCCTCCACGATGTGGGCGGGATACAGCGCCAAGGGGGGGCAGGTCAAGCACCCTTATGGTGACTTTTTTACAGGCGGATCATCCACGGGATCTGCGGCTGCGGTAGCGATGAGTTTTGCAGCAGGATCGATAGGTACTGAAACTTCTGCTTCAATTCTTAGTCCGGCCATACAGATGTCAATTGTAGGCATTAAACCGACGGTCGGCTTAATCAGCCGTACTGGAGTTATTCCTTTTTCCTACTCCCAAGATACAGCAGGACCCATGGCCAAAACCGTTGCGGATGCAGCCGTTCTCCTGAATGCATGTGTTGGCAGAGATGAGGAAGATCCGGCCACTTGGCGTAATGAAGGCGATCAAAGGATACAAGACTATACTGTGTATTTAGACAGAGAGGGTTTACAAGGTGCCAGAATTGGGGTCTTTTGCGAGGTGCCTGACTTTGTACGCGAATCTGGCGAATATGATGAGCAGCTGTTTAAAGATGCCGTTTCTAAGGTGATTGAAGCAGGAGCTGAAGTGGTAGAGGATATTCAAATTCCTTCATTTCACGGGCCGTGGAAGTGGGGGAAGATGAACTTCGAATTTAATCACGGAGTTAATAATTATTTACAAGGACTGCCATCACATCATCCGGTTCATACATTGTCCGAACTTGTTGATTGGAATATTGAGCATGCGAAAGATGCCCTGAAGTATGGTCAAGATATGTTGGAGTACCGGGCGGGGTTAACCGATCCCTTAAAGAATAAAGATTATATACTGGAATCTATTATGGATTTATACCTCGCTCAGAATGAGGGAATAGATCATGCGATCAACCATCATCAATTGGATGCAATCATGTTTCCAGCCTATATTGGAGCAGATATTTGCGCCAAAGCTGGTTATCCATCCATTGCTGTTCCTGCGGGCTATGGGGCGAACGGCAGACCATTTGGCATTACGTTTGCCGGAACAGCATTTACCGAATCCACGTTAATTCGCATAGCCTATTCTTTCGAGCAAAAAACAAAACTTCGGGAAAAGCCTGTCCTTCGCTAA
- a CDS encoding polyphosphate polymerase domain-containing protein — translation MTIEVFNRYENKYLMDTEAFNGIYSRLMEYMEPDANNKDGKFYSISNLYYDTEHHTLVRNSLSKPKYREKLRIRAYGVPTEEAKVYLELKKKVFGLVNKRRTALKLNEAYEFVRTGQAPVFREGMNQQVIQEIEYFLSRYELMPMAYIAYDRIAMFCRGNRDLRITFDTNIRSRRYDLKLEQGDYGSQLMEQGQWLMEVKAEKTIPVWLSKLLSEHHMYRTGFSKYGNEYKKSIRYANKETECIPS, via the coding sequence TTGACTATTGAAGTGTTCAACCGATATGAGAACAAATACTTGATGGATACTGAGGCTTTTAACGGCATATATAGCCGTCTGATGGAATATATGGAGCCTGATGCGAACAACAAGGATGGAAAGTTCTATTCTATCAGCAATCTCTACTATGATACCGAGCATCATACCTTAGTACGGAATAGCCTGTCGAAGCCAAAGTATCGGGAGAAGCTGCGAATCCGGGCTTACGGTGTTCCTACCGAGGAGGCCAAGGTATACCTGGAGCTGAAGAAGAAGGTGTTCGGGCTAGTCAATAAGAGACGGACAGCGCTGAAGCTGAACGAGGCTTATGAATTTGTCCGGACCGGACAGGCTCCCGTCTTCAGAGAAGGCATGAATCAGCAGGTCATTCAGGAGATTGAGTATTTCTTGTCAAGATACGAGCTGATGCCGATGGCATACATAGCCTATGACCGGATTGCAATGTTCTGCAGGGGCAACCGGGATTTGAGAATAACGTTCGATACCAACATTCGGTCGCGGCGGTACGATCTCAAGCTGGAGCAAGGCGACTACGGCAGCCAGCTGATGGAACAAGGCCAGTGGCTAATGGAGGTTAAGGCGGAGAAGACGATCCCGGTCTGGTTATCCAAGCTGCTGTCCGAACACCACATGTATCGTACCGGATTCTCCAAGTATGGCAATGAGTATAAGAAATCAATTCGTTATGCGAATAAGGAAACGGAGTGTATTCCCTCATGA
- a CDS encoding DUF4956 domain-containing protein, with product MIESIFTSSNDAAELTLNYALLTFAIAIVVGGMISWTYMKTQSAYSHSFTLTMMVLPTIVAIIILLIGSNVARAFSLAGAFSIIRFRSAPGDSKDISYVLFSMAAGLATGVGAYGYAVLFTALLCGLMFILKAVKFGSNKESVRTLKVTIPENLGYEEAFDGVFKKFNMDYELKKVRTTELGSLYEVMYAVKMGPSTNQKELLDAIRTLNGNLDITLTMNPAVLD from the coding sequence ATGATTGAATCCATCTTTACTAGCAGCAATGATGCTGCCGAATTGACCTTGAATTACGCGCTGCTGACCTTTGCGATTGCAATCGTCGTCGGAGGAATGATCAGCTGGACTTATATGAAGACGCAAAGTGCTTATTCCCATAGCTTCACGCTAACGATGATGGTGCTGCCGACGATCGTGGCGATTATCATCCTGCTGATTGGCAGCAATGTCGCTCGTGCCTTCAGTCTTGCTGGCGCATTCTCCATTATCCGGTTTCGCAGCGCCCCTGGCGATTCGAAGGATATCTCTTATGTCCTGTTCTCCATGGCGGCTGGCCTCGCTACCGGTGTTGGTGCTTACGGATACGCTGTATTGTTCACAGCACTGCTCTGCGGGCTGATGTTCATTCTAAAAGCAGTCAAGTTTGGCAGCAACAAAGAGTCGGTGAGAACGCTGAAGGTAACCATTCCTGAGAATCTGGGCTATGAGGAAGCATTTGATGGCGTCTTTAAGAAATTCAATATGGATTATGAGCTGAAGAAGGTTCGTACGACAGAGCTGGGCAGCTTGTATGAAGTAATGTATGCCGTAAAGATGGGGCCAAGCACGAACCAGAAGGAGCTGCTCGATGCGATTCGCACGCTGAATGGCAATCTTGATATTACATTGACGATGAATCCGGCGGTGCTGGATTAA
- a CDS encoding carbohydrate-binding domain-containing protein — protein sequence MKNLNIAKIMGIGLLSALLASGCSTNSANTATAASNTASDTEASAQSSGAAQAAAVKLASVDAAKQAGFDSDDALTTWSEDSSTMIKLSTTGAAVSGSGAAVEGPVITITKAGTYVVSGGSYSGQIVIDAPKDAVVHLVLNGAQIKNADGPAIHVKEADKAIITLQAGTDNTVSDGAVYADTSVDAPSAAIFSKGDLTINGTGKLSVQGNANDGITSKDDLKIASGTIAVKAADDGLVGRDLIAVKEGTITVNAGGDGMKTTNDTDADKGYVAITGGTFDIISANDGIQAASSILISGGTFDITTGGGSEASTKTHQEEPPRGFSGGQPQDQTQGQPQSPQGQPQDQTQSQTQDQTQNQAGEQTQAQDQAQTEAAESESTSTKGLKAAADIAITGGEFQVDAADDAIHSNANAAIMGGQYSIASGDDGIHADTALSISAGTVNITKSYEGMESADIAISGGKIHVTASDDGVNVGGSSDDTSAGGGKGMDAPTDGTLTISGGYTYVDASGDGLDSNGSIVMNGGTVIVNGPENGGNGSLDYNGTFKQSGGLLVAAGSSGMAQAPSESSSQRALLMTFPNTLEAGTLVTLTDSLGKAVVTFAPTKTFSSVVISSPDLKAGAEYTLSTGGKAAGTVTDGLYAGSTTSGSSKVVTFTLGDKVTYLNESGVTTAPSNGGFGGGGRGPGRGRGDQSGDQSSGQSTSTGVTG from the coding sequence GTGAAAAATTTAAATATAGCAAAAATAATGGGAATCGGATTGTTGAGCGCTCTATTAGCCTCGGGGTGCAGTACGAATTCTGCGAATACGGCTACAGCTGCCTCCAATACAGCCTCGGACACCGAAGCCTCTGCGCAATCAAGCGGGGCTGCTCAAGCCGCAGCGGTGAAGCTGGCTAGTGTTGATGCTGCCAAGCAAGCCGGCTTCGATAGCGATGACGCTCTGACAACCTGGAGTGAGGACAGCTCAACGATGATCAAGCTCAGCACCACCGGAGCTGCGGTTAGCGGATCTGGCGCAGCCGTTGAAGGGCCTGTGATCACGATTACAAAGGCCGGAACTTATGTCGTAAGCGGCGGGTCCTACAGCGGACAGATTGTAATTGACGCCCCGAAGGACGCGGTTGTACATCTTGTGCTGAATGGCGCACAGATCAAGAATGCAGATGGCCCTGCGATTCACGTGAAAGAAGCGGACAAGGCCATCATCACACTTCAGGCCGGCACAGACAATACGGTATCCGATGGGGCCGTATATGCAGACACCTCAGTGGATGCACCTTCTGCTGCGATATTCAGCAAGGGAGACTTAACGATCAACGGTACAGGCAAATTGAGCGTACAGGGTAACGCGAATGACGGCATTACCAGCAAGGATGATTTGAAAATTGCGAGCGGTACAATTGCGGTTAAGGCAGCTGATGATGGTCTGGTCGGCCGTGACCTGATCGCTGTGAAGGAGGGCACGATCACGGTGAATGCCGGGGGAGATGGAATGAAGACTACGAACGATACGGATGCGGACAAAGGATATGTGGCGATCACGGGCGGAACCTTTGACATTATATCTGCAAATGATGGAATCCAGGCCGCTTCCTCCATTCTGATCAGCGGGGGAACATTCGATATCACAACAGGGGGCGGCAGTGAAGCCTCTACGAAGACCCATCAGGAGGAGCCGCCACGTGGGTTCAGCGGTGGCCAGCCTCAGGATCAGACCCAGGGCCAGCCGCAGTCACCACAGGGACAACCACAGGATCAAACCCAGAGTCAGACACAGGATCAAACTCAAAATCAGGCTGGGGAGCAGACTCAAGCACAGGATCAAGCGCAAACAGAGGCTGCGGAATCTGAGTCCACCAGTACCAAGGGGCTGAAGGCTGCGGCAGATATCGCAATCACAGGCGGTGAGTTCCAGGTCGATGCCGCGGATGATGCGATCCACAGCAATGCAAATGCTGCAATTATGGGTGGGCAGTACAGTATTGCCAGTGGTGATGATGGCATCCATGCAGATACCGCGCTATCCATCTCAGCAGGAACAGTGAATATCACGAAGAGCTACGAAGGCATGGAGAGCGCGGATATCGCGATCTCCGGCGGCAAGATCCATGTCACCGCAAGTGATGACGGTGTGAATGTCGGCGGAAGCAGCGATGACACCTCTGCAGGAGGAGGCAAAGGCATGGACGCGCCGACGGACGGCACGCTGACAATCAGCGGGGGCTACACCTATGTTGACGCCTCCGGTGATGGCCTCGATTCCAACGGCTCAATCGTTATGAATGGCGGCACCGTTATTGTGAACGGACCTGAGAACGGCGGCAATGGCTCACTGGATTATAACGGAACCTTTAAGCAGTCAGGGGGTCTCCTCGTTGCAGCCGGGAGCTCGGGCATGGCTCAGGCTCCTTCGGAATCTTCATCACAGCGCGCTCTGCTCATGACCTTCCCAAACACGCTTGAAGCTGGCACCCTGGTGACGCTGACGGACAGCTTGGGCAAAGCGGTTGTGACATTTGCCCCGACTAAGACGTTCAGCAGCGTGGTGATTTCCTCGCCGGATTTGAAGGCAGGTGCTGAGTACACGCTCTCTACCGGAGGCAAGGCTGCCGGTACAGTAACCGATGGTCTGTATGCAGGCAGTACGACGAGTGGAAGCAGTAAGGTCGTTACCTTCACCTTGGGGGATAAGGTGACTTACCTGAACGAATCCGGTGTCACTACGGCTCCTAGCAATGGCGGCTTCGGCGGTGGCGGACGCGGCCCGGGCCGGGGAAGAGGTGATCAAAGCGGTGATCAAAGCAGCGGTCAAAGTACGAGCACAGGAGTAACCGGTTAG
- a CDS encoding ABC transporter permease has translation MSLSRILYLYRRMYVQQLKAILEYNKDFYILLASAALTQVLGFVFLWVIYDRIPDINGWQFWEVAFMYAMIFLTEGICSLFFEGTWRMGRLVNQGELDRYLLRPAPMILQILCSGIGINGIGNLVIGGLIVWQSLLHADIHWSIAKVGILCLLLVTAVIIRVSINLAGNSAAFWIRNAGNAFPLMVHSLADLAKYPITLFNQGIRIFISTVLPYAFISFYPATYLFGKAGWSGWWMLAPVAAAASAAGAYGIFRYGLSKYESTGN, from the coding sequence GTGTCTCTTTCACGTATCCTGTATTTGTACAGGAGAATGTATGTGCAGCAGCTTAAGGCGATTCTCGAATACAACAAGGACTTCTATATCCTGCTTGCTTCTGCGGCGCTGACCCAGGTGCTCGGCTTCGTGTTCCTATGGGTTATCTATGACCGCATACCGGATATTAACGGCTGGCAGTTTTGGGAGGTCGCCTTCATGTATGCCATGATCTTCTTGACCGAAGGGATCTGCTCCCTCTTTTTTGAAGGAACATGGAGAATGGGGAGACTTGTGAACCAGGGAGAGCTTGACCGCTATCTGCTGCGGCCCGCGCCCATGATTCTGCAGATTTTATGTTCTGGCATTGGCATTAACGGGATCGGCAATCTTGTCATCGGCGGACTCATCGTCTGGCAGTCGCTCCTGCATGCTGATATTCATTGGTCCATTGCGAAGGTCGGCATTCTATGCCTGCTGCTCGTAACGGCCGTTATTATCCGGGTATCTATTAACTTGGCCGGGAACTCAGCAGCCTTCTGGATTCGCAATGCCGGGAACGCCTTCCCGCTGATGGTCCACAGCCTTGCTGATCTCGCTAAATACCCGATTACGCTGTTTAATCAGGGAATTCGCATCTTTATTTCCACCGTTCTTCCCTATGCCTTTATCAGCTTCTACCCTGCCACCTATTTATTCGGCAAGGCCGGCTGGTCCGGCTGGTGGATGCTTGCGCCTGTAGCGGCGGCGGCCAGCGCGGCAGGGGCTTATGGCATCTTTCGGTATGGGCTATCCAAGTATGAAAGCACAGGCAACTAA
- a CDS encoding ABC transporter permease: protein MYRAKKYRSIMNRSLQNVLAYRTSYIITFLSNFVNLAAIYFLWQGIYHGREELGGYSWDQMKTYLLVTFLANSVLSWYSETSISGKILDGSVSVDLLKPIDFQKARLAETLGSSLLEGTMGLILIGLFTLFVSGIPLPSSPMIYLLFAISLLAAMLVKFGVVYLAALLCFWSTGSMGIVWTRIAVTNLLSGALVPLAFFPGWLERLAWFLPFQSIVHTPTMIFLEQASMPEMLGLLGVQCFWGAVLWLAGKAMWSWAVRQVTIHGG from the coding sequence GTGTACCGGGCTAAGAAATACAGAAGTATTATGAATCGTTCGTTACAGAACGTCCTGGCCTACCGGACTTCCTATATCATTACCTTCCTGTCCAACTTTGTGAACCTTGCGGCCATCTACTTTCTATGGCAGGGGATTTACCATGGTCGGGAAGAGCTTGGCGGGTACAGCTGGGATCAGATGAAGACCTACCTGCTCGTGACTTTTCTAGCCAACTCCGTGCTGTCCTGGTATTCCGAGACTTCGATCTCCGGCAAAATTCTGGATGGCAGCGTCTCCGTGGATCTCCTGAAGCCTATTGATTTCCAGAAAGCCCGTCTGGCTGAAACGCTAGGCTCAAGCCTCCTGGAAGGCACGATGGGCCTGATCCTAATCGGCCTGTTCACGCTGTTTGTCTCCGGCATTCCGCTGCCCTCATCGCCTATGATCTACCTGCTTTTTGCCATTAGCCTTCTGGCCGCCATGCTCGTGAAATTCGGGGTGGTCTATCTGGCAGCGCTGCTGTGCTTCTGGTCGACGGGTTCAATGGGCATTGTCTGGACAAGAATCGCTGTGACCAACCTGCTGTCCGGCGCCCTGGTACCGCTCGCCTTCTTCCCGGGCTGGCTGGAGCGGCTGGCATGGTTCCTCCCGTTTCAGAGCATCGTTCATACGCCAACCATGATTTTTCTGGAGCAGGCAAGTATGCCGGAAATGCTCGGACTCCTTGGCGTTCAATGCTTCTGGGGAGCAGTGCTATGGCTGGCTGGCAAGGCGATGTGGAGCTGGGCGGTGCGGCAAGTCACCATTCATGGCGGGTAA
- a CDS encoding ABC transporter ATP-binding protein, producing MSIIEARQLSKSYQQAVKGPGLGGAVKHLFAPKHIEKIAVKPMDLSIETGETVAYVGPNGAGKSTTLKMLTGILVPTSGTIRVNGLDPHKQRMENARQIGAVFGQRTQLWWDLPITESFGLLKDIYQIPEAAYKHNLDQFTELLGMEEFIHLSARKLSLGQRMRADLAASLLHNPPILYLDEPTIGLDVSVKQKIREFIKKINQEQQTTIMLTTHDLGDIRDLCKRLIIIDHGSIIYDGSLEQVQSEYATERMIIFQLAAPQPHMFAELAKLPGISLDIKHELEFSMAFHRDQYTASDIVSRVMRQGDIIDFKMEDSNIEQVIKSVYDGKLSLKQSM from the coding sequence GTGAGCATCATTGAAGCCAGACAGCTATCGAAATCCTACCAGCAGGCCGTGAAGGGCCCTGGGCTTGGCGGAGCAGTCAAGCATTTATTTGCACCCAAGCATATCGAGAAAATAGCCGTCAAACCCATGGATCTTAGCATTGAAACAGGCGAGACCGTCGCCTATGTCGGCCCCAATGGCGCGGGCAAATCCACGACATTGAAGATGCTGACCGGCATTCTTGTTCCCACATCGGGAACCATCCGCGTGAACGGCTTGGACCCTCACAAGCAGAGGATGGAGAATGCCCGCCAGATCGGGGCGGTCTTCGGCCAGCGCACCCAGCTGTGGTGGGATCTCCCCATCACGGAATCGTTCGGGCTGCTGAAGGATATCTACCAGATTCCCGAAGCTGCATACAAACATAACCTCGACCAATTTACCGAGCTCCTAGGCATGGAGGAGTTCATTCACCTCTCGGCCCGGAAGCTGTCTTTAGGACAGCGTATGCGCGCCGATCTCGCAGCCTCCCTCCTGCACAATCCGCCCATTCTCTATCTGGATGAGCCTACGATTGGACTCGATGTGTCAGTCAAACAAAAAATCCGGGAGTTCATTAAGAAGATCAACCAGGAGCAGCAGACAACAATCATGCTTACTACCCACGACTTGGGGGATATTCGCGATTTATGTAAGCGGTTAATTATCATTGACCACGGCTCCATCATTTATGACGGCAGTCTGGAACAGGTGCAGTCCGAATATGCTACGGAGCGGATGATTATCTTCCAGCTAGCTGCCCCGCAGCCGCATATGTTTGCAGAGCTGGCCAAGCTGCCCGGCATAAGTCTGGATATCAAGCATGAGCTGGAATTCTCCATGGCCTTTCACCGCGATCAATATACGGCCAGCGATATCGTCAGCCGGGTGATGCGGCAAGGAGATATCATAGATTTCAAGATGGAGGACTCCAATATTGAACAGGTCATTAAGTCCGTATATGACGGCAAGCTTAGCTTGAAGCAAAGCATGTAG
- a CDS encoding MFS transporter, producing the protein MSNTKSRAVQPSSMTGLLPWLFAVACGLSVANIYYAQPLLDSIASEFGILPAHVGAVITVTQVCYALGLALLVPLGDLWDRRRLVTGQMGLSVLALLIVALAPNSMVFLAGIAVVGLLAVVTQTLVAFAAALASPSSRGRIVGQVTSGVVIGILLARTAAGLLTDLAGWRSVYLVSALLLLISSMLLRRMLPADEKRHSRMPYSKLLLSVFTLFIQERVLRIRALLALFIFTAFSTLWTPLVLPLSAPPFSLSHTAIGAFGLAGAAGAFGAARAGRLADRGLGQAVSGIALLLLLCSWPLIHAMDHSLVLLLLGILLLDLAVQAVHVTNQSMILSVRPEARSRLTAAYMIFYSIGSAAGSMISTQLFAHYGWTGVCILGATVSAAALIFWIITRRPA; encoded by the coding sequence ATGTCAAATACAAAATCCAGAGCCGTACAGCCGAGCTCCATGACCGGGCTGCTGCCATGGTTGTTTGCCGTAGCCTGCGGGCTATCTGTTGCCAATATTTATTACGCTCAGCCTCTTTTGGACTCTATAGCATCAGAGTTTGGCATTTTACCTGCACATGTCGGTGCGGTTATTACGGTTACCCAGGTTTGTTACGCCCTAGGTCTAGCTCTGCTCGTCCCGCTCGGCGATCTATGGGACCGCCGCAGGCTCGTGACCGGCCAGATGGGGTTATCCGTGCTGGCCTTACTGATTGTAGCCTTAGCTCCAAACAGCATGGTCTTTCTCGCCGGCATAGCTGTCGTGGGGCTGCTCGCCGTTGTCACCCAAACTTTGGTCGCCTTCGCAGCAGCTCTAGCCTCCCCCTCCTCACGAGGCCGCATCGTTGGCCAGGTCACAAGCGGCGTCGTGATCGGCATCTTGCTGGCCAGAACCGCCGCCGGGCTGCTGACCGATCTTGCCGGCTGGCGCTCCGTCTACCTTGTCTCCGCCCTGCTGCTGCTGATCTCGTCCATGCTGCTGCGGCGCATGCTTCCAGCAGACGAGAAGCGGCATAGCCGCATGCCATATTCGAAGCTGCTTCTGTCTGTTTTCACCTTGTTCATCCAGGAGCGGGTGCTGCGAATAAGGGCCTTGCTGGCCTTATTCATCTTTACGGCGTTCAGCACGCTGTGGACGCCGCTGGTGCTGCCGCTGAGCGCACCGCCCTTCTCGCTGTCCCATACCGCGATCGGCGCCTTCGGCCTCGCCGGAGCAGCGGGCGCCTTCGGAGCGGCCCGAGCCGGAAGGCTCGCAGACCGCGGGCTAGGCCAAGCGGTCAGCGGTATAGCCCTGCTTCTGCTGCTATGCTCCTGGCCGCTGATCCATGCCATGGATCATTCACTGGTCCTGCTTCTTCTTGGAATCCTTCTCCTCGACCTTGCTGTCCAGGCCGTTCATGTCACCAACCAAAGTATGATTCTCAGTGTCAGGCCGGAAGCGCGAAGCAGATTAACTGCAGCCTATATGATCTTTTACTCCATAGGAAGCGCGGCTGGATCCATGATATCCACACAGCTGTTTGCCCACTATGGATGGACTGGGGTCTGTATCCTGGGAGCTACAGTCAGTGCTGCAGCCCTGATATTCTGGATAATCACCCGGCGCCCTGCATGA
- a CDS encoding TetR/AcrR family transcriptional regulator, giving the protein MVRPREFVKEQALEEAMQLFWDKGYEATSLSDLTAGMGIQRPSLYAAFGDKKQLFESALRKYTAEHALHVKTMLAAGASVKEGFRLLFEGVVDEAGQGDSSRGCFCINTMVELAPHDEKFEILTREHQMYLAAIFQEALEKGKEAGELAPKLNVKAVAQTLVVSLIGLTVLMKSRPDRAFADHSIQMVLGLID; this is encoded by the coding sequence ATGGTGAGACCTCGGGAATTTGTTAAGGAGCAGGCGCTGGAAGAAGCCATGCAGTTATTTTGGGACAAAGGCTATGAAGCTACCTCGTTAAGTGATTTAACGGCTGGCATGGGCATTCAGCGTCCGAGTCTGTATGCCGCCTTCGGGGATAAGAAGCAGCTGTTTGAATCGGCACTGCGCAAGTACACGGCAGAGCATGCCTTGCACGTAAAAACGATGCTAGCGGCCGGGGCTTCAGTCAAGGAGGGATTTCGCCTTTTGTTCGAAGGGGTTGTGGATGAAGCGGGTCAAGGCGACAGCTCACGGGGCTGCTTCTGCATTAATACGATGGTGGAGCTGGCCCCGCATGATGAGAAATTCGAAATTTTGACCCGTGAGCATCAGATGTATCTAGCGGCCATATTTCAGGAAGCTCTGGAGAAGGGGAAAGAGGCAGGCGAATTAGCACCCAAGCTGAATGTCAAGGCCGTGGCACAGACACTGGTGGTTTCGCTTATCGGGCTAACGGTGCTGATGAAGTCACGCCCGGACCGGGCGTTTGCAGATCATTCCATACAGATGGTGCTTGGTCTGATTGACTAG
- the kdpF gene encoding K(+)-transporting ATPase subunit F, giving the protein MILILIVTLLLFIYLVYALIHPEKF; this is encoded by the coding sequence ATGATTTTGATCCTAATCGTAACCCTGCTGCTGTTCATCTATCTGGTCTATGCTCTGATTCACCCTGAGAAATTCTAG